In one window of Microcaecilia unicolor chromosome 9, aMicUni1.1, whole genome shotgun sequence DNA:
- the TRMT5 gene encoding tRNA (guanine(37)-N1)-methyltransferase isoform X3: MFFHRDKFTTVPEVMEDKGDYELYSPNPQVRGMTTLDRTAFRKTISVPVLQVKNEKVNKLVKSLNHRMIQRSGLRRMLEDLSDKGKKLVLLDPHQISTENSFDESDHTVLKQLEISPHVSKYDLELTYENFKTEEILQAVLPEGQCVTSAFSRVGHIAHMNLKDHQLPYKALIGQVIIDKNPGIKSVVNKTKIIDSTYRYFKMEVLAGVDDMTTKVKENNVSYEFDFSKVYWNPRLSTEHERIVGLLKPGDILFDVFAGVGPFAIPAAKKNCTVFANDLNPESYKWLLHNCKLNKVDKNIQVFNMDGRDFLLGTVKEVLTKHLAHLSEKEKALHIVMNLPALAVEFLDTLKQLLTEAPGSSAILPTVHCYSFSKDDDPAADVRRRVEAFLETSLEGCCSVHLVRNVAPHKEMMCLSFQVPANVLYKNYANQEQADEPLPKRPRVLEDSCAEKNRN; this comes from the exons atgttttttcatAGAGACAAGTTCACAACCGTACCAGAAGTGATGGAGGATAAAGGTGACTATGAGCTGTATTCACCAAATCCTCAAGTCCGTGGAATGACTACACTTGACAGGACTGCATTCAGAAAAACTATTTCTGTTCCAGTTCTCCAAGTGAAAAATGAAAAAGTAAATAAGTTGGTGAAATCTCTGAATCATCGAATGATACAGCGATCAGGCCTCAGGCGTATGCTTGAAGATCTGTCCGATAAAGGCAAGAAGCTAGTTCTGTTGGATCCTCATCAAATATCAACTGAAAATTCATTTGATGAATCTGATCATACAGTCTTAAAGCAGCTTGAAATTAGCCCACACGTTTCCAAGTATGATTTAGAGTTAACTTACGAGAATTTCAAGACTGAGGAAATCTTACAAGCAGTTTTACCAGAAGGCCAATGTGTGACCTCTGCATTCAGCAGGGTTGGACATATTGCCCATATGAACCTTAAGGACCATCAGCTGCCATACAAAGCATTAATTG GTCAAGTTATAATTGATAAGAACCCAGGCATCAAGTCAGTtgtgaataaaaccaaaataATTGATAGTACATACAGATACTTTAAGATGGAAGTACTGGCAGGAGTGGATGATATGACGACAAAG GTTAAAGAAAACAACGTCAGCTATGAGTTTGATTTTTCCAAAGTATACTGGAATCCCCGTCTTAGCACAGAGCACGAGCGAATTGTTGGACTGCTAAAGCCAGGTGACATTCTGTTTGATGTCTTTGCCGGGGTTGGGCCTTTTGCCATACCTGCTGCTAAAAAGAACTGCACAGTATTTGCCAATGACCTTAACCCAGAGTCTTATAAATGGCTGTTGCACAATTGCAAATTAAATAAAGTAGACAAGAACATTCAGGTATTCAACATGGATGGCAGAGATTTTCTGTTGGGAACAGTGAAAGAAGTGTTAACTAAGCATCTGGCGCATCTGTCAGAGAAAGAAAAGGCCCTGCATATCGTGATGAATTTGCCAGCCTTGGCTGTTGAGTTTCTGGATACTTTGAAACAACTTTTGACTGAAGCCCCTGGCAGCAGTGCCATCCTTCCCACTGTGCACTGTTACAGCTTCTCCAAAGATGATGATCCTGCTGCAGATGTGAGGCGCAGGGTCGAGGCTTTCCTGGAAACCTCCTTGGAAGGATGTTGCTCTGTCCACTTGGTGAGGAACGTCGCACCACATAAAGAAATGATGTGTCTTAGCTTTCAGGTCCCTGCCAATGTGCTGTATAAGAACTACGCTAATCAAG AGCAGGCTGATGAACCACTACCAAAACGTCCTCGCGTACTTGAAGATTCCTGTGCAGAGAAAAATAGAAATTGA
- the TRMT5 gene encoding tRNA (guanine(37)-N1)-methyltransferase isoform X2, which translates to MLQLWCLYESFVKLLKAQSCRRTRSNTFPILEAEGTHNFCKLFGHFMFFHRDKFTTVPEVMEDKGDYELYSPNPQVRGMTTLDRTAFRKTISVPVLQVKNEKVNKLVKSLNHRMIQRSGLRRMLEDLSDKGKKLVLLDPHQISTENSFDESDHTVLKQLEISPHVSKYDLELTYENFKTEEILQAVLPEGQCVTSAFSRVGHIAHMNLKDHQLPYKALIGQVIIDKNPGIKSVVNKTKIIDSTYRYFKMEVLAGVDDMTTKVKENNVSYEFDFSKVYWNPRLSTEHERIVGLLKPGDILFDVFAGVGPFAIPAAKKNCTVFANDLNPESYKWLLHNCKLNKVDKNIQVFNMDGRDFLLGTVKEVLTKHLAHLSEKEKALHIVMNLPALAVEFLDTLKQLLTEAPGSSAILPTVHCYSFSKDDDPAADVRRRVEAFLETSLEGCCSVHLVRNVAPHKEMMCLSFQVPANVLYKNYANQEQADEPLPKRPRVLEDSCAEKNRN; encoded by the exons AT GTTACAACTGTGGTGCCTCTATGAATCCTTTGTTAAATTGTTGAAAGCTCAGAGCTGTAGAAGAACCAGATCAAACACATTTCCTATCCTTGAAGCAGAAGGGACACACAATTTCTGCAAgctatttggacattttatgttttttcatAGAGACAAGTTCACAACCGTACCAGAAGTGATGGAGGATAAAGGTGACTATGAGCTGTATTCACCAAATCCTCAAGTCCGTGGAATGACTACACTTGACAGGACTGCATTCAGAAAAACTATTTCTGTTCCAGTTCTCCAAGTGAAAAATGAAAAAGTAAATAAGTTGGTGAAATCTCTGAATCATCGAATGATACAGCGATCAGGCCTCAGGCGTATGCTTGAAGATCTGTCCGATAAAGGCAAGAAGCTAGTTCTGTTGGATCCTCATCAAATATCAACTGAAAATTCATTTGATGAATCTGATCATACAGTCTTAAAGCAGCTTGAAATTAGCCCACACGTTTCCAAGTATGATTTAGAGTTAACTTACGAGAATTTCAAGACTGAGGAAATCTTACAAGCAGTTTTACCAGAAGGCCAATGTGTGACCTCTGCATTCAGCAGGGTTGGACATATTGCCCATATGAACCTTAAGGACCATCAGCTGCCATACAAAGCATTAATTG GTCAAGTTATAATTGATAAGAACCCAGGCATCAAGTCAGTtgtgaataaaaccaaaataATTGATAGTACATACAGATACTTTAAGATGGAAGTACTGGCAGGAGTGGATGATATGACGACAAAG GTTAAAGAAAACAACGTCAGCTATGAGTTTGATTTTTCCAAAGTATACTGGAATCCCCGTCTTAGCACAGAGCACGAGCGAATTGTTGGACTGCTAAAGCCAGGTGACATTCTGTTTGATGTCTTTGCCGGGGTTGGGCCTTTTGCCATACCTGCTGCTAAAAAGAACTGCACAGTATTTGCCAATGACCTTAACCCAGAGTCTTATAAATGGCTGTTGCACAATTGCAAATTAAATAAAGTAGACAAGAACATTCAGGTATTCAACATGGATGGCAGAGATTTTCTGTTGGGAACAGTGAAAGAAGTGTTAACTAAGCATCTGGCGCATCTGTCAGAGAAAGAAAAGGCCCTGCATATCGTGATGAATTTGCCAGCCTTGGCTGTTGAGTTTCTGGATACTTTGAAACAACTTTTGACTGAAGCCCCTGGCAGCAGTGCCATCCTTCCCACTGTGCACTGTTACAGCTTCTCCAAAGATGATGATCCTGCTGCAGATGTGAGGCGCAGGGTCGAGGCTTTCCTGGAAACCTCCTTGGAAGGATGTTGCTCTGTCCACTTGGTGAGGAACGTCGCACCACATAAAGAAATGATGTGTCTTAGCTTTCAGGTCCCTGCCAATGTGCTGTATAAGAACTACGCTAATCAAG AGCAGGCTGATGAACCACTACCAAAACGTCCTCGCGTACTTGAAGATTCCTGTGCAGAGAAAAATAGAAATTGA
- the TRMT5 gene encoding tRNA (guanine(37)-N1)-methyltransferase isoform X4, with product MEDKGDYELYSPNPQVRGMTTLDRTAFRKTISVPVLQVKNEKVNKLVKSLNHRMIQRSGLRRMLEDLSDKGKKLVLLDPHQISTENSFDESDHTVLKQLEISPHVSKYDLELTYENFKTEEILQAVLPEGQCVTSAFSRVGHIAHMNLKDHQLPYKALIGQVIIDKNPGIKSVVNKTKIIDSTYRYFKMEVLAGVDDMTTKVKENNVSYEFDFSKVYWNPRLSTEHERIVGLLKPGDILFDVFAGVGPFAIPAAKKNCTVFANDLNPESYKWLLHNCKLNKVDKNIQVFNMDGRDFLLGTVKEVLTKHLAHLSEKEKALHIVMNLPALAVEFLDTLKQLLTEAPGSSAILPTVHCYSFSKDDDPAADVRRRVEAFLETSLEGCCSVHLVRNVAPHKEMMCLSFQVPANVLYKNYANQEQADEPLPKRPRVLEDSCAEKNRN from the exons ATGGAGGATAAAGGTGACTATGAGCTGTATTCACCAAATCCTCAAGTCCGTGGAATGACTACACTTGACAGGACTGCATTCAGAAAAACTATTTCTGTTCCAGTTCTCCAAGTGAAAAATGAAAAAGTAAATAAGTTGGTGAAATCTCTGAATCATCGAATGATACAGCGATCAGGCCTCAGGCGTATGCTTGAAGATCTGTCCGATAAAGGCAAGAAGCTAGTTCTGTTGGATCCTCATCAAATATCAACTGAAAATTCATTTGATGAATCTGATCATACAGTCTTAAAGCAGCTTGAAATTAGCCCACACGTTTCCAAGTATGATTTAGAGTTAACTTACGAGAATTTCAAGACTGAGGAAATCTTACAAGCAGTTTTACCAGAAGGCCAATGTGTGACCTCTGCATTCAGCAGGGTTGGACATATTGCCCATATGAACCTTAAGGACCATCAGCTGCCATACAAAGCATTAATTG GTCAAGTTATAATTGATAAGAACCCAGGCATCAAGTCAGTtgtgaataaaaccaaaataATTGATAGTACATACAGATACTTTAAGATGGAAGTACTGGCAGGAGTGGATGATATGACGACAAAG GTTAAAGAAAACAACGTCAGCTATGAGTTTGATTTTTCCAAAGTATACTGGAATCCCCGTCTTAGCACAGAGCACGAGCGAATTGTTGGACTGCTAAAGCCAGGTGACATTCTGTTTGATGTCTTTGCCGGGGTTGGGCCTTTTGCCATACCTGCTGCTAAAAAGAACTGCACAGTATTTGCCAATGACCTTAACCCAGAGTCTTATAAATGGCTGTTGCACAATTGCAAATTAAATAAAGTAGACAAGAACATTCAGGTATTCAACATGGATGGCAGAGATTTTCTGTTGGGAACAGTGAAAGAAGTGTTAACTAAGCATCTGGCGCATCTGTCAGAGAAAGAAAAGGCCCTGCATATCGTGATGAATTTGCCAGCCTTGGCTGTTGAGTTTCTGGATACTTTGAAACAACTTTTGACTGAAGCCCCTGGCAGCAGTGCCATCCTTCCCACTGTGCACTGTTACAGCTTCTCCAAAGATGATGATCCTGCTGCAGATGTGAGGCGCAGGGTCGAGGCTTTCCTGGAAACCTCCTTGGAAGGATGTTGCTCTGTCCACTTGGTGAGGAACGTCGCACCACATAAAGAAATGATGTGTCTTAGCTTTCAGGTCCCTGCCAATGTGCTGTATAAGAACTACGCTAATCAAG AGCAGGCTGATGAACCACTACCAAAACGTCCTCGCGTACTTGAAGATTCCTGTGCAGAGAAAAATAGAAATTGA
- the TRMT5 gene encoding tRNA (guanine(37)-N1)-methyltransferase isoform X1, translating to MQPLRGCNMLQLWCLYESFVKLLKAQSCRRTRSNTFPILEAEGTHNFCKLFGHFMFFHRDKFTTVPEVMEDKGDYELYSPNPQVRGMTTLDRTAFRKTISVPVLQVKNEKVNKLVKSLNHRMIQRSGLRRMLEDLSDKGKKLVLLDPHQISTENSFDESDHTVLKQLEISPHVSKYDLELTYENFKTEEILQAVLPEGQCVTSAFSRVGHIAHMNLKDHQLPYKALIGQVIIDKNPGIKSVVNKTKIIDSTYRYFKMEVLAGVDDMTTKVKENNVSYEFDFSKVYWNPRLSTEHERIVGLLKPGDILFDVFAGVGPFAIPAAKKNCTVFANDLNPESYKWLLHNCKLNKVDKNIQVFNMDGRDFLLGTVKEVLTKHLAHLSEKEKALHIVMNLPALAVEFLDTLKQLLTEAPGSSAILPTVHCYSFSKDDDPAADVRRRVEAFLETSLEGCCSVHLVRNVAPHKEMMCLSFQVPANVLYKNYANQEQADEPLPKRPRVLEDSCAEKNRN from the exons ATGCAACCACTTCGAGGATGCAATAT GTTACAACTGTGGTGCCTCTATGAATCCTTTGTTAAATTGTTGAAAGCTCAGAGCTGTAGAAGAACCAGATCAAACACATTTCCTATCCTTGAAGCAGAAGGGACACACAATTTCTGCAAgctatttggacattttatgttttttcatAGAGACAAGTTCACAACCGTACCAGAAGTGATGGAGGATAAAGGTGACTATGAGCTGTATTCACCAAATCCTCAAGTCCGTGGAATGACTACACTTGACAGGACTGCATTCAGAAAAACTATTTCTGTTCCAGTTCTCCAAGTGAAAAATGAAAAAGTAAATAAGTTGGTGAAATCTCTGAATCATCGAATGATACAGCGATCAGGCCTCAGGCGTATGCTTGAAGATCTGTCCGATAAAGGCAAGAAGCTAGTTCTGTTGGATCCTCATCAAATATCAACTGAAAATTCATTTGATGAATCTGATCATACAGTCTTAAAGCAGCTTGAAATTAGCCCACACGTTTCCAAGTATGATTTAGAGTTAACTTACGAGAATTTCAAGACTGAGGAAATCTTACAAGCAGTTTTACCAGAAGGCCAATGTGTGACCTCTGCATTCAGCAGGGTTGGACATATTGCCCATATGAACCTTAAGGACCATCAGCTGCCATACAAAGCATTAATTG GTCAAGTTATAATTGATAAGAACCCAGGCATCAAGTCAGTtgtgaataaaaccaaaataATTGATAGTACATACAGATACTTTAAGATGGAAGTACTGGCAGGAGTGGATGATATGACGACAAAG GTTAAAGAAAACAACGTCAGCTATGAGTTTGATTTTTCCAAAGTATACTGGAATCCCCGTCTTAGCACAGAGCACGAGCGAATTGTTGGACTGCTAAAGCCAGGTGACATTCTGTTTGATGTCTTTGCCGGGGTTGGGCCTTTTGCCATACCTGCTGCTAAAAAGAACTGCACAGTATTTGCCAATGACCTTAACCCAGAGTCTTATAAATGGCTGTTGCACAATTGCAAATTAAATAAAGTAGACAAGAACATTCAGGTATTCAACATGGATGGCAGAGATTTTCTGTTGGGAACAGTGAAAGAAGTGTTAACTAAGCATCTGGCGCATCTGTCAGAGAAAGAAAAGGCCCTGCATATCGTGATGAATTTGCCAGCCTTGGCTGTTGAGTTTCTGGATACTTTGAAACAACTTTTGACTGAAGCCCCTGGCAGCAGTGCCATCCTTCCCACTGTGCACTGTTACAGCTTCTCCAAAGATGATGATCCTGCTGCAGATGTGAGGCGCAGGGTCGAGGCTTTCCTGGAAACCTCCTTGGAAGGATGTTGCTCTGTCCACTTGGTGAGGAACGTCGCACCACATAAAGAAATGATGTGTCTTAGCTTTCAGGTCCCTGCCAATGTGCTGTATAAGAACTACGCTAATCAAG AGCAGGCTGATGAACCACTACCAAAACGTCCTCGCGTACTTGAAGATTCCTGTGCAGAGAAAAATAGAAATTGA